One segment of Plasmodium vinckei vinckei genome assembly, chromosome: PVVCY_04 DNA contains the following:
- a CDS encoding fam-a protein — translation MNKFYIQIALFILSIFAYANNETLAAEPDPGNATTSNPNNCYSTPEEIYEENKHLLCTDLNETINAGKFMNEAVLNLIYHVIYETGYKTFKTKYDNVMSGYKKKHGRTNIIKVYQSYDDPNMYDQLINSIWDPNIPNIFNTGTVKIVRVYNPNLVMVQQRYKQDSKDRQKYFYALAKKVQIADDATVIAMASANINDFNPRNEEYKNAIIENAKLFKTNVSPEDDIINGKLKKVFVNITGYFIQKFRRRVDLAYIESINGHSSF, via the exons atgaataaattttatattcaaatcgctttatttattttaagcATTTTCGCATATGCAAATAATGAAACCCTTGCAGCTGAGCCTGATCCAGGAAATGCTACAACATCTAATCCAAATAATTGTTACTCTac TCCAgaagaaatatatgaagAAAACAAGCACCTATTATGTACCGATCTCAATGAAACTATAAATGCAGGAAAATTTATGAATGAAGCtgtattaaatttaatatatcatgttatatatgaaactggctataaaacatttaaaacaaaatatgataatgtTATGTctggatataaaaaaaaacatggtcgtacaaatattataaaagttTATCAATCATATGACGATCCGAATATG TATGATCAACTAATAAACAGCATATGGGACCCCAATATTCccaatattttcaatactGGCACTGTTAAAA ttGTCCGTGTATACAATCCAAATTTAGTAATGGTACAACAACGTTACAAACAAGATTCTAAAGACCGtcagaaatatttttatgctttAGCCAAAAAAGTTCAA aTAGCAGACGACGCAACCGTAATTGCCATGGCTTCAGCAAACATAAATGATTTCAACCCTCGCAatgaagaatataaaaacgcAATCATAGAAAACGCAAAATTATTCAAAACTAACGTTAGTCCTGAAGatgatattataaatggaaaattaaaaaaagtgttTGTTAACATAACCGGATACTTCATTCAAAAATTCAGAAGACGTGTTGATTTAGCTTATATCGAATCT aTTAATGGACATAGTTCCTTTTAA
- a CDS encoding fam-b protein, protein MRVGILKFVLFSIIICSFEYGKNRLYFVNERTIYLERNVTNFRNNRILADKDKEFDLNNFYESTLSLVNQFNDYNDDKITNLRNAIDSRIKEHKENNTLPNLNNLDEKTKNQIYELQKELEEVKKKLDNIRNGELAIQPMHDKRITEKDENILGAKNEYNEITSSNNYMVFQINRKLKKSEKKIIVASLAFIVSFFTLLALGGELLLLLLIPAVGFVLKSLWDYVNLELKT, encoded by the exons ATGAGAGTCggcattttaaaatttgttttgttttcaaTCATTATTTGTTCTTTTGAATATGGCAAAAAT agattatattttgtaaatgaGAGAACCATATACCTTGAAAGGAATGTAACCAATTTTAGAAATAATAGGATATTAGCAGATAAAGACAAGGAATtcgatttaaataatttttatgaatcaACTTTGAGTCTTGTAAATCAATTTAATGACtataatgatgataaaataacaaatcTTCGAAATGCTATAGATTCACGTATAAAGGAACATAAAGAAAACAATACATTACCCaacttaaataatttagatgagaaaacaaaaaaccAAATTTATGAACTTCAAAAAGAATTAGaagaagtaaaaaaaaagcttGATAATATAAGGAATGGCGAATTGGCAATACAGCCAATGCATGATAAAAGAATAACAGAgaaagatgaaaatattttgggggctaaaaatgaatataatgaaattacATCaagtaataattatatggtATTCCAAATTAATCGAAAGTTAAAAAagtcagaaaaaaaaataattgtgGCGTCTTTGGCATTTATAGTATCCTTTTTTACGTTACTAGCATTAGGAGGGgaattattactattactACTTATACCGGCTGTGGGGTTTGTATTAAAGAGCTTGTGGGATTACGTTAATTTGGaattaaaaacataa
- a CDS encoding fam-a protein, with amino-acid sequence MNKFYIQIALFILSIFAYGNNETLASDPAPKKVPRKVPNKSTTPKSNRHYFTSEEIYEKNKDLLCTNPKETKEAEEVMNEAVKHLESHASRMNGYKAFTNFNDPDVNLYKKKLENHTDIERINYIVYDFDKYNDTINEIWDPNHLSPFNNGDVKIARVYNPNLVIIQQRYKKKSGSPQKYFYALATKVQISEITTIIAYVSADINDHNPSKKKYENTIVKKANSFKTDINSEEDIRKGKLKKTFVNLAGYYIQDYKGMANITYIGSIDGHSLIKPKCFCVSCFKYYHINI; translated from the exons atgaataaattttatattcaaatcgctttatttattttaagcATTTTCGCATATGGAAATAATGAAACCCTTGCATCTGATCCTGCTCCAAAAAAAGTTCCCCGAAAAGTTCCCAATAAATCTACAACACCCAAATCAAACCGTCATTATTTTAC TTCAgaagaaatatatgaaaaaaacaaggACCTATTATGTACCAACCCAAAAGAAACTAAAGAAGCGGAAGAAGTTATGAACGAAGCTGTAAAACATTTAGAATCTCATGCTTCACGCATGAATGGTTATAAAGCATTTACAAATTTCAATGACCCTGatgtaaatttatataaaaaaaaacttgaAAACCATACAGATATTGAaagaattaattatatagttTATGATTTCGATAAG TATAATGATACAATAAACGAGATATGGGATCCCAATCATCTCAGTCCTTTCAATAATGGCGATGTTAAAA ttgCTCGTGTGTACAACCCAAATttagtaataatacaacaacgttacaaaaaaaaatctggATCCCCTCAGAAATACTTTTATGCTTTAGCTACAAAGGTCCAA aTATCAGAAATTACAACTATAATTGCCTATGTATCAGCAGATATAAATGATCACAACCcttccaaaaaaaaatacgaaAATACAATCGTAAAAAAAGCAAATTCATTCAAAACTGACATTAATTCTGAAGAAGATATtagaaaaggaaaattaaaaaaaacgttTGTTAACCTAGCTGGATATTACATTCAAGATTACAAAGGCATGGCTAATATCACCTATATCGGATCT ATTGATGGACACTCTTTGATTAAACCCAAGTGCTTTTGTGTATCATGTTTTAAATACTatcatattaatatataa
- a CDS encoding fam-a protein, producing the protein MSKGYIKIIFPLLVSFLYMSNNVLANDRNDGIEALRRFARPPTNPTGGNEGSEESNEQHSSDFYVYKEQVKAAEELMDEAEDLLSRHATNTNEYSLYNKLSDNSIEYFKKYGEATIYKFNHKLEHPDKYNYIVEKIWNPQFRKLDGHTIKEKIVRRYSPDLVMIQHRYTNDDIMFDGYYYALAKKYQISDTTTLITYATPDIDDQNRADKLKFKNPLLESANSFKQQIDSEKDIQNGELTKMFVNLSGYLIRKKEDHVDITFVHSIDIHHRPNLKDSIIDIVHSAQILHLIKLTIEAFNE; encoded by the exons ATGAGTAAaggatatattaaaataattttcccTCTTTTAGTCTCATTCCTATATATGAGCAATAATGTCCTTGCAAATGATAGAAATGATGGTATTGAAGCTTTACGAAGATTTGCTCGACCACCTACTAA TCCTACTGGTGGCAATGAAGGTTCAGAAGAATCGAATGAACAACACTCTTCCGACTTTTATGTATACAAGGAACAAGTTAAAGCAGCAGAAGAACTTATGGATGAAGCTGAAGATTTATTATCCCGCCATGCTACAAATACGAATGAGTActcattatataataagctCAGTGATAACTCaattgaatattttaagaAATATGGAGAAGCaacaatttataaatttaaccATAAACTAGAGCACCCCGATAAG tataattatatagtaGAGAAGATATGGAATCCACAATTCAGAAAACTTGATGGTCACACTATTAAAG aaaaaattgtaCGTCGATACTCTCCAGATTTAGTAATGATCCAACACCGTTACACAAATGATGATATTATGTTCGATGGGTATTACTATGCTTtagcaaaaaaatatcaa ATATCAGATACCACAACTTTGATTACCTATGCAACACCTGATATAGACGACCAAAATAGAGCTGATAAATtgaaatttaaaaatcCTCTCTTAGAAAGTGCAAACTCATTCAAACAACAAATTGATTCAGAAAAGGATATTCAAAATGGAGAATTGACAAAAATGTTTGTTAACTTATCTGGATATctaattagaaaaaaagaagaccACGTTGATATTACCTTTGTCCACTCT ATTGATATTCATCATCGCCCTAATCTTAAAGACTCCATAATTGACATAGTTCACTCAGCACAAATACTACatcttataaaattaacCATCGAAGCTTTCAACGAATAA
- a CDS encoding pre-mRNA-splicing factor PRP46, putative, whose protein sequence is MRRFFGFDRSEEKEDDKINEVEKNDEKEYEDENNEEEEEYEAEYGGEEDLKKHICLSKNMFMGNDILTPFNYNLLAYDQNINGRIIINDEDDDYENNDKIKDLKAVSALAIPDEESTKSYEQRYKENELKARRNNLRENVLKKLTSIKMNINIREMDEYSSVKKLYIKKMETSDIQKGNEKNMKKKKKKKSSIINSIINDDPITHEDISLNANYTNADVLSNYKSEHGNIVDNKNSSILPFNNNQHKNEIFNEPIIKKSDESILSSDALSNIKTLDIYKKIKKPKWHYPYKLYRVILGHSGWVNCVDVDISNEWFATGANDRLIKIWDLATCKLKLTLTGHINSVRDIKISKRNPYLFSCGEDNRVKCWDLEYNKVIRDYHGHLSGVYCLSLHPSLDILMSGGRDAVVRVWDIRTKNSIFVLSGHTGTIMSLSSQSVEPQVISGSQDKMIRLWDLNNGKCRIALTHHKKSIRSLSIHPFEYSFCSCAPDNVKVWCGADAEFDRNITGFNSIVNCSLIKQDSYFSDSSILILGSNNGQLHFYDWSSGYKYDTLTNKVVPGTVDCENSTLSMAFDKSESRLITTHGDKSIKIWKENEDATPENFPIKWNPYDNFKF, encoded by the exons ATGAGAAGATTTTTTGGATTTGATAGAAGTGAGGAAAAGGaagatgataaaataaatgaagttgaaaaaaatgacgaAAAAGAGTAtgaagatgaaaataatgaagaagaagaagaataTGAAGCAGAATATGGTGGCGAAgaagatttaaaaaaacacattTGCTTATCGAAAAATATGTTCATGggaaatgatatattaacaccatttaattataatttattagcATATGACCAGAACATAAACGGtagaataattataaatgatGAAGATGATGATTATGAGAATAAtgacaaaataaaagatttaAAAGCGGTATCTGCTTTAGCTATTCCAGATGAAGAAAGCACAAAATCTTATGAACAAagatataaagaaaatgaattaaaagcACGACGAAACAATTTAAGggaaaatgttttaaagaaattaacatctataaaaatgaacataaatataagagAAATGGATGAGTATTCATCTgtaaaaaagttatatataaaaaaaatggaaacaagtgatatacaaaaaggaaatgaaaaaaatatgaaaaaaaagaagaagaaaaaaagctCAATAATAAATAGCATTATAAATGATGACCCAATAACACACGAAgatatttctttaaatgCGAATTATACGAATGCAGATGTGTTATCTAATTATAAAAGTGAACACGGAAATATTGtggataataaaaatagtagtATATTGccttttaataataaccagcataaaaatgaaatatttaatgagcctattataaaaaaatcagaCGAATCGATATTAAGTAGTGATGCATTAAGTAATATTAAAACcttagatatatataaaaaaataaaaaaacctAAATGGCACTAtccatataaattatatagagTTATATTAGGGCATTCGGGTTGGGTAAATTGCGTTGATGTTGATATAAGTAATGAATGGTTTGCAACAGGAGCTAATGATCGactaattaaaatatgggACTTAGCTACCTGTAAACTAAAATTAACCTTAACAGGGCATATAAATAGTGTAagagatataaaaatttctaAAAGGAatccatatttatttagttGTGGTGAAGATAACAGAGTTAAATGTTGGGACTTGGAATACAATAAAGTGATAAGAGATTATCATGGTCATTTATCTGGTGTATATTGTTTATCTTTACATCCATCATTAGATATATTAATGAGTGGGGGAAGAGATGCAGTAGTTAGAGTATGGGATAtaagaacaaaaaattcaatttttgtattatcaGGACATACAGGAACGATTATGTCTTTATCTTCGCAATCTGTTGAACCTCAAGTTATATCAGGTTCTCAAGATAAAATGATAAGATTATGGGATTTAAATAATGGCAAATGCAGAATAGCATTAACAcatcataaaaaaagtattagATCTTTATCCATACATCCTTTTGAATACAGTTTTTGTAGTTGTGCTCCAGATAATGTTAAAGTATGGTGTGGGGCAGATGCAGAATTTGATAGAAATATTACAGGTTTTAATTCAATAGTAAATTGTAGTTTAATTAAGCAAGATTCTTACTTTAGTGATTcttcaattttaatattaggTAGTAATAATGGCCAGCTTCATTTCTATGATTGGTCAAGtggatataaatatgatacaTTGACAAATAAAGTTGTACCTGGAACAGTTGATTGTGAAAATTCCACTTTATCGATGGCTTTTGATAAAAGTGAGAGCCGGTTAATAACAACACATGGTGATAAATCCATAAAG atttggaaagaaaatgaagatgCGACACCAGAAAACTTTCCGATTAAATGGAATCCTTATGATAactttaaattttaa
- a CDS encoding serine/threonine protein kinase, putative has translation MSYSDSMSASNNSSNQDATSGKLQYTESDDEGSDEYCPGGYHPVEINEIYNDRYRIEGKLGWGHFSTVWIATDLKSKPLKFVAIKIQKGSETYTESAKCEINYLKTVKINSFDSSWVEFKEQQRERLFHYNMTKGVVSFIDSFEHKGPNGTHVCMVFEFMGPNLLSLIKHYDYKGIPINLVRKIATHVLIGLQYLHDVCKIIHSDIKPENVVVSSLSNIPKPRDYTKSKLVNNNDDKNIKNATESHFNSPSHPKQENNINNEKDIDKVNPQIEETEQDETEQDDTESNVTEVKEPNEFDNIDWNKLTKNEKKKLKRKKKKMLKKERLKINEANNTEQNKQTNNEVNMNNLSHPEDNSQFKKEDNEDFRNIDSIKANDISLEPIQISPKTSLNANLKVNTNSNKDNNAISGEYNNQNLNENSDIKLCKDEIKKDSKQIVSNTIKNDLSCANENKLSDLSKEETKGPIIEDNEKNKINGNDKLNVKKKKKKINEPPYVKHRLKPSNSDPSLLTTYYNIHAIQETLTRKPYHYNNYFLNNPEKYGYDKSPQLLRRLPIDYLRNDSSLDGSNNSCNDNNENTNDTSSEQFEKYVDKDANKFPIYCGMFNHLIHPEAMKLHESNKKKNIYSEVPNENPSSGNNKNSKVVYIKTEEGDYCIRPYDPTVYYHEKSCYKICDLGNSLWIDESRYAEIQTRQYRAPEVILKSGFNETADIWSFACMVFELVTGDFLFNPQKSDIYDKNEEHLSFIIEVLGNIPKSMIDAGYNSHKYFNKHTYKLKNIKNIKRYGLHKILKYKYGLPEKEINPLCSFLLPMLSIDPQTRPSAYTMLQHPWLNMVDLEDDEQTNTNNRSYSVNTVNFKNQTHYDIYQDKINNNDNNNTKYLPQNHDKYSNYDNVHANTLIQNFDEASEDSYENHHEMRHPYQNYHPHNNHLEEYIDDMGIQDEEYQRQYEYHNKYNNRGYNNPSNIYSGNFNKQIDKEHDIHNSSTNTRDYMLYSKNVPPSMPMNHQYNLINNINNYQNNNVANNHFFKSNTKYDMNMPRNYNKKPSVVYSEIPHNKYGDDTNYYDNNSGYKYMQNYERRNDFKHEYGSDMEDEDEEEDEEEIEEEEEDEEEDEEEDEEEDEEEDEYERSQYTNENDDSIQFHNKINFNDYSNKNNNIYENKHNIESYFNKVKNQHKNNLVNVMQNNELNKFKNYEAIKNREKTNAQLKEQTPFKLSEKNIDNTKNKLFELEQNYNPQNLGGFINMNSNKKFDQFEQIEKPHIETKNTQAHLSVHKKYIHEKYEGDKENQINCKVVNKKNSYAFT, from the coding sequence ATGAGTTATAGCGATTCTATGTCTGCATCAAATAATAGTAGTAATCAGGATGCTACATCTGGAAAACTACAATATACTGAAAGTGATGATGAAGGAAGTGACGAATATTGCCCAGGAGGTTATCATCCAgttgaaataaatgaaatatataatgatcGTTACAGAATTGAAGGAAAATTAGGATGGGGACATTTTTCTACAGTTTGGATTGCAACTGATTTAAAAAGCAAAccattaaaatttgttgctataaaaattcaaaaaggTTCAGAAACATATACAGAATCTGCTAAAtgtgaaataaattatttaaaaactgttaaaataaattcttTTGATTCTTCTTGGGTTGAATTTAAAGAACAACAAAGAGAAagattatttcattataatatgACAAAAGGTGTTGTTTCATTTATTGATAGTTTTGAGCATAAGGGACCAAATGGTACACATGTATGTATGGTGTTTGAATTTATGGGCCcaaatttattatctttaatTAAACATTATGATTATAAAGGTATACCAATTAATTTAGTTAGAAAAATTGCTACGCACGTTTTAATAGGGCTACAATATTTGCACGATGTttgtaaaattatacataGTGATATAAAGCCAGAAAATGTAGTTGTTTCCTCACTTTCGAATATACCAAAGCCTAGAGACTATACTAAATCGAAATTAgtgaataataatgatgataaaaatataaaaaatgctaCTGAAAGTCATTTTAATTCCCCATCTCACCCAAAACAAGAAAACAATATCAACAACGAAAAGGACATCGATAAAGTAAACCCACAAATTGAAGAAACGGAGCAAGATGAAACCGAACAAGATGATACTGAATCAAATGTAACCGAAGTGAAGGAACCAAATgaatttgataatattgaCTGGAATAAATTGactaaaaatgaaaagaaaaaattaaaaagaaagaaaaaaaaaatgcttaaaaaagaaagattaaaaataaatgaagcTAATAATACAGaacaaaacaaacaaacaaataacgaggtaaatatgaataatttgAGTCACCCTGAAGATAACAGTcaatttaaaaaggaaGATAACGAAGATTTTAGAAATATAGACTCTATAAAAGCTAATGATATTTCATTAGAACCAATCCAAATTTCTCCTAAAACTAGTTTGAATGCAAATTTGAAAGTTAATACAAATTCAAACAAAGACAATAATGCCATATCTggtgaatataataatcaaaacttaaatgaaaatagtgatataaaattatgtaaagATGAAATCAAAAAGGATTCAAAACAAATTGTTTctaatacaataaaaaatgatttatcATGTgctaatgaaaataaattatcagATTTGTCAAAAGAAGAAACAAAAGGGCCTATAATAGAAGataacgaaaaaaataaaataaatggcaATGACAAGcttaatgtaaaaaaaaaaaaaaaaaaaatcaatgaACCACCATATGTTAAACATAGACTTAAACCTTCCAATTCAGATCCATCCTTACTTACTACCTACTATAACATACATGCTATACAAGAAACGCTAACAAGAAAACCAtatcattataataattactttttaaataatccaGAAAAATATGGTTATGATAAATCACCACAATTATTGCGTAGATTGCCAATAGACTATTTAAGAAATGATAGCTCTTTGGATGGTAGTAACAATAGTTGTAATGATAATAACGAAAATACTAACGATACATCTTCTGAACAATTCGAAAAATATGTAGATAAAGATGCTAACAAATTCCCCATTTATTGTGGCATGTTTAATCACCTAATACATCCAGAAGCAATGAAATTACAtgaatcaaataaaaaaaaaaatatatattctgaAGTTCCGAATGAAAATCCATCATcgggaaataataaaaatagtaaggttgtttatattaaaacagAAGAAGGGGATTATTGTATTAGACCTTATGATCCTACTGTATATTATCATGAAAAATCatgttataaaatatgtgatTTAGGTAATAGTTTATGGATTGATGAATCAAGATATGCAGAAATACAAACACGACAATATAGAGCTCCAGaagttatattaaaaagtgGTTTTAATGAAACAGCAGATATATGGTCATTTGCTTGTATGGTGTTTGAATTAGTAACTGGAGATTTCTTATTTAACCCACAAAAATcagatatatatgataaaaacgAAGAACATTTAAGTTTTATAATCGAAGTATTAGGAAATATACCAAAATCAATGATAGATGCAGGATATAACTCacacaaatattttaataaacatacatataaactaaaaaacattaaaaatattaaaagatatggattacataaaatattaaaatataaatatggtttaccagaaaaagaaataaatccATTATGTAGTTTTCTATTACCTATGCTTTCAATAGATCCCCAAACAAGACCATCAGCATATACTATGTTACAACACCCATGGCTTAATATGGTAGATCTAGAAGATGATGAACAAACAAATACTAATAATAGGTCTTACTCTGTTAATACTGTAAATTTCAAAAATCAAACAcattatgatatatatcaagataaaattaataacaacgataataataacacaaaatatttaccgCAAAATCatgataaatattcaaattatGATAATGTACATGCAAATACTTTAATACAGAATTTTGACGAAGCTTCTGAAGATAGTTATGAAAATCACCATGAAATGCGACATCCATATCAAAACTATCATCCACATAATAATCATCTAGAGGAATATATCGATGATATGGGAATCCAGGATGAGGAATATCAAAGACAATATGAATATCACAACAAATACAACAATAGGGGCTATAATAATCCCtcaaatatttattctggaaattttaataaacaaatagaTAAAGAACATGATATCCATAATTCCTCAACTAATACAAGGGATTATATGctttattcaaaaaatgttcCACCAAGCATGCCAATGAATCATCAATACAACTtgattaataatataaataactatcaaaataataatgttgcCAATAATCATTTCTTCAAAAGcaatacaaaatatgatatGAATATGCCAAggaattataataaaaagccAAGTGTAGTGTATAGTGAAATTCCACACAACAAATATGGTGATgatacaaattattatgataataactctggatataaatatatgcaaaacTATGAAAGACGAAATGACTTTAAACATGAATATGGAAGTGATATGGAAGATGAggatgaagaagaagatgAAGAGGAGATTGAAGAAGAGGAGGAAGATGAAGAGGAagatgaagaagaagatgAAGAAGAGGATGAAGAAGAGGATGAATATGAAAGAAGTCAATATACTAACGAAAATGATGATAGTATTCAATtccataataaaataaattttaatgactattctaataaaaataacaatatttatgaaaacaaacataatatagaatcatatttcaataaagtaaaaaatcaacataaaaataatctaGTAAATGTAAtgcaaaataatgaattaaataaatttaaaaattatgaagctataaaaaatagagaaaaaacaaatgcaCAATTAAAAGAACAAACCCCATTTAAACTcagtgaaaaaaatattgataatacaaaaaataaattatttgaattagaacaaaattataatccTCAAAATTTGGGAggatttataaatatgaattcCAACAAAAAGTTTGATCAATTTGAACAAATCGAAAAACCTCATATAGAAACGAAAAATACACAAGCCCATTTATCagttcataaaaaatatatccatGAAAAATACGAAGGTGATAAggaaaatcaaataaactGTAAAGTtgttaacaaaaaaaattcatatgcttttacataa